AGTTCATCGTCCCGGCCGATGAAGGCCCGTACGCGCGCTCTGCTCAGTCTTTCCCCCACGGACACCATGGCGGCTCCCGTCCTCCTCGTGCACCACCCGGATCCGACCGGTCGAACGGAAATCCTAAGGGACGGGGGCCTTCACCAAGCAAGGCGCATGGAAGCCCTGTTCATCTCACTACGGGGGTGAAGTCCAGCGACAGAGAGACGGGGCCTCGGGTGTACAGGCCGGCCTCCCGGTAGCGGAAGCCGGGGCTGTAGCGCACCTGGTCGAGTACGGGCAGGAGCATCGACGCGACGGTCTCGATCTCGGCGCGCGCGAATGCCGCGCCGACGCACTGGTGGAGTCCGGTACCGAAGGCCAGGTGCTGGGCGGCCGCGGTGAAGGAGCGGGCGGCGCCGAGGTCCGGGCGGTGGATGTCGAAGGCGTCCGGGGCGGTGAAGGCTTCGGGGTCGCGGTTGGCCGCGCCGATCATGCAGAAGACGGTGGCACCTGCCGGGACGGTGGCGCCGGCGAACACGGAGTTCTCCTCGGCCTGGCGGGGAATGAGCTGGACCGGCGGGGTGTAGCGCAGGGTCTCGGCGATCGCGGCGGCCAGCAGGTCCGGGTCCCGGCGGACCTGCTCCATCTGCTCGGGGTGGTCGATCAGGTGCTTGAAGAGCAGGGCGAGCGTCTTGTCCGCGGGCTCGGTGGAGGCGGCCAGAACGTTGATGATCAGT
The Streptomyces sp. NBC_01296 DNA segment above includes these coding regions:
- a CDS encoding cytochrome P450; the protein is MTDHEAFTTETLQVRAEPVMRGPVLAQMTGAEHTAKRKIVVRGFTGQALRNQIRAIHANAAELMAPFLAQGRMDLVNDFGKPLAVQVTLDVLGLDRQDWRQVAAWHSGVAEFITSMTLTPERRRHCMDCAEQLEAHLLPVIEQRRRQPGDDLISKLCTAEFDGIAMSNRDVTALIINVLAASTEPADKTLALLFKHLIDHPEQMEQVRRDPDLLAAAIAETLRYTPPVQLIPRQAEENSVFAGATVPAGATVFCMIGAANRDPEAFTAPDAFDIHRPDLGAARSFTAAAQHLAFGTGLHQCVGAAFARAEIETVASMLLPVLDQVRYSPGFRYREAGLYTRGPVSLSLDFTPVVR